Proteins encoded within one genomic window of Scheffersomyces stipitis CBS 6054 chromosome 3, complete sequence:
- a CDS encoding predicted protein (go_function DNA binding), whose protein sequence is MLSDRDRKKLNNRLQSLYDRVYKIEDHGHPIATTFHTLPLRTGTDYYKIVKNPLSLHGVGRKIKNSKYDDGQQFVDDLSQVSWNARLYNIRESKVYRHALILKQFVLTVVIPKLKNDKAVPNSKTIAYPVLGDLPDEKDEAKLESVSIVQYETTPQAEPAYSGSGGRPTPPLDYQQQQQYQQQYQQSFSSTGSIGLSSSHQLSPPPFKQSKHVESGIRRGRPPIIDKPFETRIKLILKSFKKLRDPNNESRSLTQHFDKLPDTKTNPSYYHTITNPISLFEIKVKVRTRKYTSVDQFIHDLDVMFSNFQMFYQNDPYSEEFIDFQNFNREAHAIIQQEISKSDQDLMVSSTSGNDGVVRYPLDTLEVNGYSYKIGDWVLIENGNDPEKPTVGQIFRLWSTEDGNRYCNVCWYYRPEQTCHVADRLFFLNEVCKTGQYRDHLVNEIVGPCYVIFLTRYQKGDLPDGVIPDGAPWFICEFRYNESNHVFNRIRTWKACLPDEVRDHPEQPLIPLNDTRKLIKYESPIKSLLPKDAYIGMPIPEPTLGQPKAPPLVGSVYLAPAFKEDDLGQYVTSPNVAPMPELDETASGRRAFLFTPISQLKGGGGATTTVYTTGGIALPSVETAQPPVVVPVATAAYSAPIPVVVPEEKPILPGTYKSLQSQIQESQSKRLQEQQLQQLQQQQQQQVYGRVSTPPTSITPTGSNFHTSTSNYSTLLAGGVLSYALDDVEGKLADFTVLNKRRRINHNSNNDTHTEVESVIFYRAPPYVIPGNRIITNNATELGHSAAYLAWKLNQS, encoded by the exons ATGTTATCCGATAGAGATaggaagaagttgaacaacagATTACAGTCGTTGTACGATCGTGTATATAAGATCGAGGACCACGGACATCCCATAGCAACCACTTTTCATACTTTACCTCTTCGTACTGGAACAGACTACTATAAGattgtgaaaaatcctCTTTCACTCCACGGAGTAGGCCgcaaaatcaaaaattcCAAGTATGACGACGGTCAGCAGTTTGTTGACGATCTTTCGCAGGTCTCTTGGAATGCGCGATTGTACAACATTCGCGAGTCCAAGGTGTATCGTCATGCTTTGATCCTCAAGCAGTTTGTCTTGACTGTAGTTATTCCCAAGCTCAAGAACGATAAAGCTGTGCCCAATAGTAAAACGATAGCGTATCCCGTTTTGGGCGATTTGCCCgatgaaaaagatgaagCTAAA CTAGAGTCTGTGAGTATAGTTCAGTATGAAACCACTCCTCAGGCAGAGCCAGCATATTCTGGCTCTGGAGGGAGACCCACGCCGCCGCTTGactaccaacaacaacagcagtaTCAGCAGCAGTATCAACAGAGCTTCAGCTCCACTGGCAGCATTGGATTACTGTCTTCACATCAGCTTTCACCACCTCCTTTTAAACAGTCTAAACATGTAGAGAGTGGTATAAGAAGAGGTCGTCCTCCAATTATCGATAAGCCGTTCGAGACACgtatcaagttgatcttaAAGagcttcaagaagttgcGCGATCCCAACAACGAATCCAGATCGTTGACACAGCACTTTGATAAGTTGCCAGACACCAAGACAAACCCCCTGTATTACCACACCATTACAAACCCTATTAGTTTGTTCGAAATTAAAGTCAAAGTTCGTACCAGGAAATACACCAGCGTTGATCAATTCATCCACGACTTGGACGTAATGTTCCTGAATTTCCAAATGTTCTACCAGAACGATCCATATAGTGAAGAGTTTATTGACTTCCAGAACTTCAACAGAGAGGCCCATGCGATTATTCAGCAGGAAATCAGCAAGAGTGACCAAGACTTGATGGTGTCGCTGACTTCCGGTAATGATGGTGTAGTTAGATACCCATTGGACACGTTGGAGGTCAATGGTTACTCGTACAAGATTGGTGATTGGGTGTTGATCGAAAACGGAAATGACCCCGAAAAGCCAACCGTGGGACAGATTTTCCGTTTGTGGTCCACAGAAGATGGCAATAGATACTGTAATGTCTGCTGGTACTACCGCCCCGAACAGACTTGCCATGTTGCCGATCgtttgttcttcttgaacgaagTCTGCAAGACTGGCCAGTATCGTGACCATTTGGTCAACGAAATTGTAGGACCCTGTTACGTTATCTTTTTAACTCGTTACCAGAAAGGAGACTTACCAGACGGAGTCATTCCCGATGGTGCTCCATGGTTTATCTGTGAATTCAGATACAACGAGTCCAATCACGTTTTCAACAGGATCAGAACCTGGAAAGCCTGTTTGCCTGACGAAGTCAGAGACCATCCAGAACAGCCGCTTATTCCTTTGAACGACACCCGTAAGTTGATTAAGTACGAGTCGCCCATCAAGTCTTTGTTGCCCAAAGATGCCTATATTGGTATGCCTATACCCGAGCCAACTTTGGGTCAACCTAAAGCTCCTCCATTAGTTGGACTGGTATATCTTGCACCAGCATTCAAGGAAGATGACTTGGGACAATATGTCACCAGTCCAAATGTAGCGCCGATGCCCGAACTCGACGAGACTGCCAGCGGTCGCCGTGCCTTCTTGTTCACACCTATTTCTCAATTGAAAGGTGGAGGGGGTGCCACAACCACAGTATATACTACCGGTGGAATTGCTCTTCCATCTGTGGAAACCGCCCAACCTCCAGTGGTTGTGCCAGTAGCAACAGCAGCTTACAGTGCTCCTATTCCTGTTGTGGTTCCCGAAGAAAAACCGATTCTTCCAGGGACCTACAAACTGTTACAATCGCAGATTCAAGAGAGCCAGTCGAAAAGGCTTCAGGAACAGCAATTGCAGCAGctacaacaacagcagcaacaacaggTGTATGGAAGAGTCAGCACCCCTCCTACAAGCATAACGCCAACTGGTAGCAACTTCCACACTTCCACTTCGAACTATTCAACGTTACTTGCGGGAGGAGTACTTTCCTACGCTTTAGACGATGTTGAAGGGAAGTTGGCCGATTTCACGGTGttgaacaaaagaagaagaatcaaccATAATAGTAACAACGACACCCACACCGAGGTCGAGCTGGTAATTTTCTATCGTGCGCCCCCTTACGTGATACCAGGAAACCGtatcatcaccaacaatGCTACTGAGCTTGGCCATTCAGCGGCATACTTGGCTTGGAAGTTGAACCAGAGTTGA
- the SIR1 gene encoding transcriptional regulatory protein (go_component chromatin silencing complex~go_function DNA binding~go_process chromatin silencing; regulation of transcription, DNA-dependent), with protein sequence MSKQLVEFQEYLKTCRKIVALVGAGLSVSSGLPTFRGSQGLWKNFNMIDLATPDAFYIDPGLVWQFYSWRRYNALQAKPNKGHLALSALSNLATRKDSNLEYITITQNVDGLSSRSGHAKENLYEIHGSLFNLNCTSFMCNYVDRNNLKHPLTKALEGTEYEYDRKNRKRSLEEDDSSHQVDYSISPQFRPVKNIPESELPQCPVCKDGSLLRPGVVWFGESLPLNVMNSVDNFIESNNSVDLILVIGTSGTVYPANSYVDRVKVKGGKVAIFNTDIEEDILQGIVKDTWGFRGDAAELLPIALKPVIGEV encoded by the coding sequence ATGTCCAAACAGCTAGTCGAGTTCCAGGAGTACCTCAAGACATGTCGCAAGATCGTTGCGCTTGTGGGGGCAGGACTATCAGTGTCTTCCGGGTTACCGACTTTTCGAGGTTCTCAAGGCTTATGGAAGAATTTTAACATGATTGACTTGGCTACTCCAGATGCATTCTACATTGACCCAGGATTGGTATGGCAATTCTACTCGTGGCGAAGGTATAACGCCCTTCAAGCAAAACCAAATAAGGGCCATTTGGCCCTAAGTGCACTTTCGAATTTGGCTACAAGGAAGGATTCTAATCTCGAGTATATCACTATTACTCAGAATGTAGATGGCTTGCTGAGCCGAAGCGGACATGCTAAGGAGAACCTCTACGAGATCCACGGCTCATTGTTCAATTTAAATTGCACCAGCTTCATGTGCAACTATGTAGATAGAAACAACCTCAAGCATCCACTCACAAAAGCTCTAGAAGGCACAGAGTATGAATACGATAGaaagaacagaaagagaagtttggaagaagacgattcCAGTCACCAAGTGGACTATAGCATATCACCGCAGTTTCGACCGGTTAAAAACATTCCAGAGCTGGAACTCCCGCAGTGTCCGGTTTGCAAGGATGGGTCTTTATTACGACCCGGAGTAGTTTGGTTTGGCGAGTCTCTCCCACTCAACGTAATGAACTCTGTAGACAACTTCATAGAGCTGAACAACTCGGTGGACTTAATCCTTGTTATTGGAACTAGTGGAACCGTGTATCCGGCGAATAGTTATGTAGACAGAGTCAAGGTCAAGGGAGGAAAAGTGGCCATTTTCAATACCGATATCGAAGAGGATATCTTACAGGGAATTGTCAAGGATACGTGGGGGTTTCGTGGTGATGCCGCCGAGTTGCTCCCGATAGCATTAAAGCCAGTCATTGGCGAAGTATGA
- a CDS encoding predicted protein, whose protein sequence is MNIIDFDATLDELDIRFLDPTNDLISGNSVETSAVFDDKQFLFASLATPFSCQPFKFLESDGDGSISPTKLVNPRMRNSFSKQSALASPLLDNTEFSFGDISPTQIVNGKGDDLDHSILDDNEVDEEDELISPHSLVKPKKKSSITKYKINKSFTTSPTMKAPLKPTVTIASIDTYSQLQKKNAIEGHKRRASRELRANSTPSIFGTDANRKLYPVSVGNPFYRPIKFRSSTSIPTLERKEW, encoded by the coding sequence ATGAATATTATCGACTTCGACGCTACTTTAGATGAGCTTGACATCCGATTCTTGGACCCTACCAATGACTTAATATCAGGCAACTCTGTGGAAACACTGGCTGTTTTCGACGACAAACAATTTCTATTCGCTAGCTTGGCGACTCCATTCAGCTGTCAACCATTCAAATTCCTCGAGAGTGACGGCGATGGTAGCATTTCTCCCACAAAACTCGTCAACCCCCGAATGAGAAACTCTTTCAGTAAGCAACTGGCTTTGGCATCTCCCTTATTGGACAACACCGAATTTAGTTTCGGGGATATTTCACCAACACAAATAGTAAATGGAAAAGGCGATGATCTCGACCATTCAATTCTAGACGAcaatgaagttgacgaagaagatgagttgATCTCACCGCATTCGCTAGTTaagcccaagaagaaatcatccATCACAAAATATAAGATCAACAAATCGTTCACAACTTCTCCCACAATGAAGGCGCCATTGAAGCCTACGGTGACAATTGCTTCTATAGACACATattctcaacttcagaagaaaaatgCCATTGAAGGTCATAAGCGGCGAGCTTCCCGGGAATTGCGAGCCAATTCTACCCCTAGTATATTCGGAACCGATGCCAACCGAAAACTATACCCTGTTCTGGTGGGCAATCCATTCTATCGCCCTATCAAGTTCAGATCCAGCACCTCCATTCCCACGTtagaaagaaaggaatgGTAG
- the ZIC3 gene encoding zf-C2H2 Zinc finger, C2H2 type (HTX1 Zic family member 3 heterotaxy 1 (odd-paired homolog, Drosophila)~go_component nucleus~go_function nucleic acid binding; zinc ion binding), with translation MSLSEKEEELPTEDKPGFPCKWQDCEVDIFPSLTGLVDHLNTNHLAHMAHLTPTTPIRYTCQWQGCPRFGIEQPSRFALISHCRTHTGEKPYFCPIPECEKHFTRSDALAKHVKGVHDLHTIKDAVNSIRDKYAKGTLSAVAYDWLELDEFNEDMYLRLVEEDYEYKNPWWYSQKFLDVLKEGGVHSVGYEDEDEEEEEEDEDDDDDDDDEEEDGDDDEDEYDGSVHKHSKKTLTAGGSITADVFFNLPYNFTQHKIAAIRYQNYFAEDDGEDLLTGEDDNNKTINLVKRQQHHDSPSRKHKDVNSNSLHKLLKSKARVLKTGYPAIETPDVEDIDDLAELKSLHAKLTSQLNTASKINKVVGKQLSVSIKQKRKLWLINQLLIDGNLEAGLPLKRSTEPQRVARDAVDRELLRTT, from the coding sequence ATGTCTCTctctgaaaaagaagaagaactccCAACAGAAGACAAACCAGGATTCCCATGTAAATGGCAAGACTGTGAAGTAGACATCTTTCCCCTGTTGACGGGATTAGTGGACCATCTCAACACAAATCATTTGGCCCATATGGCACACTTGACACCAACGACTCCTATCAGATACACCTGCCAATGGCAAGGCTGTCCTCGTTTTGGCATTGAACAACCTTCACGTTTCGCTCTCATTTCCCACTGTAGAACCCACACCGGTGAGAAACCGTATTTTTGTCCTATTCCCGAATGCGAGAAACACTTTACAAGGTCAGATGCTCTTGCCAAGCACGTCAAGGGAGTTCATGATTTGCACACTATAAAAGACGCTGTGAACTCTATCAGAGACAAGTATGCCAAAGGAACTTTGTCAGCTGTAGCTTATGACTGGCTCGAACTAGATGAattcaatgaagatatGTATCTCCGCTTAGTTGAAGAGGATTATGAGTACAAGAACCCATGGTGGTATTCTcagaagttcttggacGTCTTGAAGGAAGGAGGAGTTCATCTGGTAGGgtatgaagatgaagatgaagaagaagaagaagaagacgaagacgacgacgacgacgatgacgacgaggaagaagatggagatgatgacgaagacgagTATGATGGTTCGGTTCACAAACACAGTAAGAAAACTCTCACTGCTGGAGGCAGCATAACTGCCGatgttttcttcaacttgccTTACAATTTCACCCAGCACAAGATAGCCGCCATACGGTACCAAAACTATTTTGCAGAAGATGATGGCGAAGATTTACTTACGGGTGAAGACGATAACAACAAGACAATTAATCTCGTCaagagacaacaacaccaCGACAGCCCAAGTAGAAAACACAAGGAcgtcaattccaattctttaCACAAATTGCTCAAACTGAAAGCACGAGTGTTGAAGACAGGTTACCCAGCTATAGAGACCCCAGATGTAGAAGACATCGATGATCTTGCCGAGTTGAAGTCGCTCCATGCCAAGTTGACTAGCCAGCTCAACACTGCCTCTAAGATTAACAAGGTCGTGGGAAAGCAGCTTTCTGTCTCCATAAAGCAGAAGCGTAAGCTCTGGTTGATCAACCAGTTGTTGATAGATGGCAACTTAGAAGCTGGGCTTCCACTCAAAAGGCTGACTGAGCCCCAGCGCGTTGCCAGAGACGCTGTAGATAGAGAGTTATTGAGAACCACCTGA
- the FRS2 gene encoding Phenylalanyl-tRNA synthetase, beta subunit, cytoplasmic (go_function phenylalanine-tRNA ligase activity; ATP binding~go_process phenylalanyl-tRNA aminoacylation), with the protein MSDIQLQLLKLVHESGEIANTLQEKTLSQYDSNTLHSNLTSLWSKEMITFNKIEVDSWALTAEAESYVSAGATPEVQVVDEVLKALEGLTISGLKEKLGPIGLVGQGKAFKNKWLSKDGEKLIAKVSTLPEDVVLKELQTIKATGSLDDKKELNELKKRKLISMTKIISFKVEKGPKFALTIANYETDITSEMIINSSWKEAEFKPYNFNSEGVYPTSGALHPLNKVREEFRQIFFSMGFTEMPSNQYVETGFWNFDTLFVPQQHPARDLQDTFYLKDPAVAKPPQDKQYWENIKAVHQDGKFGSIGYRYPWKAEESLRMVLRTHTTAISSAMLHKLAEDPKPVRLFSIDRVFRNEAVDATHLAEFHQIEGVLAGYDITLGDLIGFMEDFFGKMGVHGLRFKSAYNPYTEPSLEIFAFHKGLNKWVEIGNSGMFRPEMLESMGLPKNLRVLGWGLSLERPTMIKYGVSNIRELLGHKVLLDFIESNPAARFDEDLV; encoded by the coding sequence ATGTCCGATATCCAATTgcagttgttgaagctcGTGCACGAGTCAGGCGAAATCGCCAACACGTTGCAAGAAAAGACTCTTTCACAGTATGATTCCAACACTTTACATTCCAATTTGACCTCATTGTGGTCCAAGGAAATGATcactttcaacaagatcgagGTCGATTCGTGGGCTCTCACAGCCGAAGCCGAGTCGTATGTCAGTGCCGGTGCCACTCCGGAAGTGCAAGTTGTAGACGAAGTATTGAAGGCCTTGGAAGGGTTGACTATTTCTGGcttgaaagagaagttAGGCCCTATTGGTTTAGTTGGCCAGGGTAAAGCTTTCAAAAACAAGTGGTTGAGTAAGGATGGCGAAAAGTTGATAGCCAAGGTATCTACATTGCCAGAAGATGTAgttttgaaggaattgcAGACAATTAAAGCTACCGGATCGTTGGACGATAAGAAGGAGTTGAatgagttgaagaagagaaagttgaTTAGCATGACCAAAATCATCAGTTTCAAGGTAGAAAAGGGTCCCAAGTTCGCTTTGACTATCGCCAATTACGAAACAGACATTACGTCCGAAATGATCATCAACAGCTCATGGAAAGAAGCCGAATTTAAGCCatacaacttcaactcgGAAGGTGTGTATCCTACTTCCGGAGCCTTACATCCATTGAACAAAGTCAGGGAAGAGTTCAGAcagattttcttctctatgGGATTCACGGAAATGCCCTCTAACCAATACGTAGAAACCGGATTCTGGAACTTCGACACTCTCTTTGTGCCACAACAGCATCCAGCCAGAGACTTGCAAGACACTTTCTATTTGAAAGACCCAGCAGTAGCCAAGCCTCCTCAGGACAAACAGTATTGGGAAAACATCAAGGCTGTACACCAGGACGGTAAGTTCGGCTCTATCGGTTACAGATACCCTTGGAAGGCTGAAGAGTCGTTGAGAATGGTTTTAAGAACCCACACCACTGCCATTTCTTCTGCCATGTTGCACAAGTTGGCTGAAGATCCAAAACCCGTAAGACTCTTTTCCATCGATCGTGTTTTCCGTAACGAAGCCGTAGATGCCACACACTTGGCTGAGTTCCATCAGATTGAAGGTGTATTGGCCGGTTACGACATCACGTTGGGAGACTTGATTGGTTTCATGGAAGacttctttggaaagatGGGTGTTCATGGTTTGAGATTCAAGTCAGCCTATAACCCATACACCGAGCCATCTTTGGAAATTTTTGCATTCCACAAAGGCTTGAACAAGTGGGTTGAAATCGGTAATTCCGGTATGTTCAGACCAGAGATGTTGGAGTCCATGGGCTTGCCCAAGAACTTGAGAGTGCTTGGCTGGGGTCTTTCATTGGAAAGACCTACTATGATCAAGTACGGTGTGTCTAACATTAGAGAATTGTTGGGCCACAAGGTTTTATTGGACTTTATTGAGTCCAATCCTGCTGCCAGATTTGATGAAGACTTAGTCTAG
- a CDS encoding predicted protein — MTTSLMKRFVTPRIVRVALTVLAIVNILYLSAYLLGVSRSGTRRTKIMWYGRKMAGNAVSDTSGQVEAYENMKPSEKINEILNRITNDKEKYWLGHTELTDYELRIRVKDFLKQNWENKPTIFYDPRFTLSVYLNEIKNQYLVKNPKNEKSKIHEIVVPFAWSDWVDLTMLNEELVKPENERKTCDYMKAVHHAPARDPNYCLNNEDLTQDELDEMQLPSSFYAPGFSIKKSPTNKASNEVRMWEGKSHLLTYAANPLAVIFLSKEGVYEAKIDGKQRIVDGDLFEHYLQANGYDSAKHGEVQFVMNPVKEFKSLLAKVKPNPMLPEDDLYGMVAKIKDKNPTKSKELYLPQQAFDYQQPNIDEQLKSYDKKLKILWDASTNELKHDQDSIKNNLLSRNEKMYFEGLRYADSFSPRKEETYFRMARLNFGNEENDHDAGWHYEWRFFNGALRYMKQGWNEEELLIREKVLLDRILRNWFRFANEKGIISWIAHGPLLSWYWDGLLFPFDEDIDIQMPAQELTRFAKLYNQTLIVEDITEGFGKYFIDCSSFLHHRGKSWKENHIDARFIDIDTGSYIDITGLGISEEQAPDKYKDLIEESNSRGAPRPVYNCRNLHFYSHEELSPLRFTMMGGVPLYVPNKIEEILNDEYSKGMSVYYYEDFYFVDAVNLWIHESKLDFLFVGQEYKDSFGDTDPEKFSELVKTISEEQVVLLLERDEDILMEYYLTKDMTELHRKELTYLFDMPKGENTLIGEIGHQKTQQEISSNPEYHKFTSELKFQKPFRRSIFNYEKIDKPKHHVA, encoded by the exons ATGACAACCTCGTTGATGAAGCGTTTTGTCACGCCTCGGATCGTCCGTGTGGCGTTGACGGTATTGGCCATAGTCAACATCCTCTACCTCTCAGCGTACCTCCTCGGTGTTTCCAGAAGTGGCACGCGAAGAACGAAAATCATGTGGTACGGTCGTAAAATGGCGGGCAATGCTGTATCAGATACCTCCGGGCAGGTCGAGG CGTACGAGAACATGAAACCGAGTGAAAAGATCAATGAAATTCTCAACAGAATCACCAACGATAAGGAAAAGTACTGGTTGGGCCACACTGAGTTAACAGACTACGAATTACGGATAAGAGTCAAggacttcttgaaacagAACTGGGAGAACAAGCCTACGATTTTCTACGATCCCAGATTCACACTTTCAGTCTATTTGAACGAGATCAAAAACCAATATTTGGTGAAAAACCccaaaaatgaaaagagCAAGATCCACGAGATCGTAGTCCCTTTTGCCTGGTCTGACTGGGTGGATTTGACAATGCTTAACGAGGAGTTGGTGAAGCCCGAGAACGAGAGGAAAACCTGTGATTACATGAAAGCTGTTCATCACGCTCCAGCCAGAGACCCCAACTACTGTTTAAACAACGAAGACCTCACTCAGGACGAATTGGACGAGATGCAATTgccatcttctttctatGCTCCTGGCTTTTCTATCAAGAAGTCGCCCACAAACAAGGCTTCCAACGAGGTCAGAATGTGGGAAGGAAAATCTCATTTGTTGACGTATGCTGCTAATCCGCTAGCAGTCATTTTCCTCAGTAAGGAAGGAGTTTACGAAGCTAAGATTGATGGAAAGCAGCGTATTGTAGATGGTGACCTTTTTGAACATTATTTACAGGCCAATGGCTATGATTCAGCTAAACATggagaagttcaatttgtcATGAACCCTGTGAAAGAGTTCAAGTCGCTCTTGGCCAAGGTCAAGCCTAATCCCATGCTTCCAGAAGACGACTTATATGGAATGGTTGCTAAaatcaaagacaagaatcCCACCAAGTCCAAGGAATTGTACCTTCCACAACAAGCGTTCGACTATCAGCAGCCCAATATCGACGAGCAGCTCAAGAGTTACGAcaaaaaattgaagatcttATGGGATGCCAGCACGAACGAGTTGAAACATGACCAGGACtcaatcaagaacaatcttctttccagaaacGAAAAGATGTACTTCGAGGGATTGAGATACGCCGATTCGTTTTCTCccagaaaggaagaaactTACTTCAGAATGGCTAGACTCAATTTTGGTAATGAAGAGAACGACCACGATGCTGGTTGGCATTATGAATGGCGTTTCTTCAATGGAGCCCTCAGATACATGAAACAAGGCTGGAACGAggaagaattgttgattcGTGAAAAGGTTCTCTTGGATCGTATCTTGCGTAACTGGTTCAGATTCGCCAATGAAAAGGGAATCATTTCCTGGATCGCTCACGGACCCCTTTTGTCATGGTACTGGGATGGTCTTTTGTTTCCATTCgatgaagatatcgatATCCAGATGCCAGCGCAAGAGTTGACTCGTTTTGCCAAGTTGTATAACCAGACATtaattgttgaagacatcACCGAAGGTTTTGGTAAATACTTTATCGACTGTTCTTCGTTTTTACACCACCGCGGGAAGTCGTGGAAAGAGAACCATATTGATGCTCGTTTCATCGACATCGATACCGGTTCTTATATCGACATCACTGGCCTTGGTATCTCTGAAGAACAGGCCCCAGACAAGTACAAGGatttgattgaagaaagcaacAGCCGTGGTGCACCTAGACCAGTGTATAACTGCAGAAACTTGCACTTCTACTCTCACGAGGAGTTGTCCCCTCTCAGATTCACCATGATGGGAGGTGTGCCTTTGTACGTGCCCAACAAGATCGAAGAGATTTTGAACGACGAATACCTGAAGGGTATGTCGGTATACTACTACGAAGATTTCTACTTTGTGGACGCAGTGAATTTATGGATCCACGAGTCCAAATTGGACTTTTTGTTCGTCGGACAAGAATACAAAGACAGCTTCGGAGACACTGACCCAGAGAAGTTTTCAGAATTGGTTAAGACTATCAGTGAAGAGcaagttgttcttttgCTAGAAAGAGACGAAGACATTCTTATGGAATACTACTTGACTAAGGACATGACGGAGTTGCACCGTAAGGAGCTTACCTACTTGTTTGACATGCCCAAGGGAGAGAATACGTTGATTGGCGAAATCGGCCATCAAAAGACACAGCAGGAGATTTCTAGCAATCCCGAATACCACAAGTTCACTTCGGAGctcaagttccagaagcCGTTCAGACGGTCTATCTTCAACTACGAGAAGATCGACAAACCCAAGCACCATGTAGCATAG